The Haloferax volcanii DS2 DNA segment AAGATATACTCAATCCATTCATTAAGAGCTTAGCTTGGCGGAATCCGGATACGTTGACAGATAGTGATGGAGAATTTAGTGAGGAGGTTGAAGATTATCTCTGGGAAGAGCTGGAGCTTCTTGATGACCTGCATGAGCTTTGGAGAGTCTTCCTTACATTGTCTACAAGCTCTGATCACCCGCTGAATGCTGAGTACCTTGATGAGGTTCTCAAAGACAAGGAAGTATTTAGGCGCGATTTCAATTGGTCCAAGTTCCTGCATGAAGAGTGGAGAGAAGATACGTCTGAGGTGTACCGATTAGTCAACTGGGGATTCTCTTTAGAAAATCGGCCTGTGGAGTCGTACGAACTGAAGCGGTTAATGTCGATTACTCTCTCCTGGTTCTTTTGCTGTCCAAACAGACATGTTAGAGACCGGTCGACAAAGGCTATAGTCAATGTCGTAGACTCTGATCTTGAACTCTACAGTGAGTTGGTTGAGCGTTTCCAAGATGTTACTGATCCATATATTTTGGAACGGGTCTATGCAGCAGCTTATGGCGGAGTTCTCCGACATAAACAGGATGAAGCAGTTACTGACGTTGCCGAGACCGTGTACGAATTAGAATTTGAGGACAACGACCCGACTCCTCACCAGCTCTCAAGAGATTATACGAGAGGGATAATCGAGGTGGCTAACCGTTTGAATGACGGGTTCGACGTTGAGATGGAGAATGTGAGGCCTCCTTATGACAGTTCTTTCTCTATCGATGTTCCTTCGTCTGATGAGCTTCGTGAGCAAGTTGAAAGCGTCTTAGAGGACTCTGATACTGATTTGAACTCGCGGTTTTGGTGGGGGCTTGTAGGTTCTGACTTTGAAGGACGTGGACACAGTGATTTTGCTCGGTACATTGTTGGAACGAATCATAGTCCTTCTGACGTCCATGGTTACGATTTCTCCGGAGAGAAGGCGCTTCGTTGGATTACCAAGCGAGTATTTGACTTGGGCTGGAGACCTGATCTTTTCGGATCGTTCGATGACTTTGTCAACCGGAGCTATATGGGTAGGATGGAGAATCGAAAACCGGAGCGGTTCAGTAAAAAATACCAGTGGATAGCCTATCACGAATTGGTGTCTTGGGTTACGGATAACTGTGATTTCACAGGTTCAATTACAGAACGGCCGTATAATGGGCCTTGGATGCAATTTGACCGGGATATTGACCCTTCGGTACTAGATCCTCAAGCTGATTCCGACGTTTCGTTAGATGAGGTTGTAGAATATGATTGCCGTATAGATGAGACTGATTTAGAGGAATGGATTTCAGACCACGAGGAGTTCCCTGACTTGGTTTCCTTGTTAGATATTTCCGTGGATGGTGAGAGATGGATACCTCTGCATGGTATTTATAAGTGGAGAGCAGACGAGGGCGAAGACTCCAGACTTGAGAGAGACGTTTTTGCCCGGATAGATACTGTTACAGTAGCTACTGAGAAGAAGGACGAATTGGTGTCTTGGTTAAAGGAGGACTGGGTTGATAGCGATGAGCTTGAGAGCACTCCGTTCCACTTGGCTACATTTACTCAGACTTTCTGGGCGGAATATCCCTGGCACCCTTCGATAGAGGAGGGCTGGGAAGAAGACGTAGATTCTATCCGAGGAGCACCGGTTTCTACGACAGACACCACTGTTGATTTACTCTGGGAGTCAGAGTATGACTGTTCCGTGGACGAGAATTATGGGATGTATGCTCCGTCCCCCCCACTTGCGAAATCGCTCGATCTCGAATGGGTAGTTGATTCAAAGGAATTCGTGCAAAAAGGTTCTAACCCTGTTCGTGTAGCCGATGTGTCTACTTCCGAAGGGTTGTACGACAGAGTGAACTCGCTTTCAATGTTAGCAGCAAGTGAAGGGATAATCGAAGAGTTAGAGGAAGAAGAGCTTTCCTTGGTTTGGATTATACAAGGAGAGAAACGGCTACTTACTGATGATGCTGCAGGAACCGGAATGGGTCTTAGTCAGATTAGAGCAGTCTACTATCTAGACGAAGGAGAGTGGACGGGAGAAATGGACAGCGGTTACTACAACTGAAACAGGGCGGCAGTTAGATCTTCTTCTGAATCTGCTTCTTAAACAACCTGAATGATCCCTTTAGTTCCTCTAACTCATCTTCAACAGTCTTCACCCGCTCGACAACCTCACGGTGACTCAAATCCTCGTACTCAGTCATACTCTCTGGCTCCGACTGCTCCAAGTACCGGTGGGCTTTCCCCGTGAGCTTTGCTTCTTTGGGGTGTTGGAAGACTCTTTTTTGGCCGTCGATAACCCGCTCTACCATCTTATCTGGTTTCTCTACGGTGATTAGGCCTAGATCTTCCAGTTTTTCGAAGCAGTAGGAGACGTGGTGGTTTTCGAGTGTGGTTTCTGCGGTGATTTTCTGGACGTCGTCGAGGCCTTTTTCGATGTGTTTCAGGACGACGTGGTCCTTGTCCCGTATCTCCTCGAATTCTTCTTCAGTCATTCTCCTTCAAGTAGGACGCATTGCTGTTCGAGTTCGGTGCAGAATCCTTCTTCGTCGCGGTGTAGGCAGAAGGCCTCTAAGTCGTCACGGCTGTTTGCATCGAGTTCTGGGCATTCTGGTTCGACAGCTTCGTTGTGTACTTCCAAGTTGTCTTCTTTGACTTCGATTACCCGGTATTCTGCTTCTTCTAGTTCTTCGAATTGGGTGAAGGCCTCGCTGTTTTCGTCGGTGTAGTAGCTGTAGCTGCCTTGTTCGTCGTTGTATTCGTTGCCGCGGCGGTTTTTGGGGTCGTCGACGATGTTCTGAAGTTTCGCTGCTTTCCCCTGCTGGACGACGTAGAAGACTTCGCGGTCTTCTTCGACGGCTCGTTTGAGGTTGCGTAGGACTTTGACGGGCCGGGAGAGTGTGCTGTGTTCTGCTTCGAGGTGTGCGATCTCTCCGTTGGGGAGGTGTACGTGGCCGTCTGGTTTGTTGTCGCCTGTGTCTTGGTACAGTAGGTTGACTTGGAAGCCGCGTTCCTCCAGTTGTTTCTTGGCTTGTGCGAGGAGTTCTCGGTGTTTGTCTCCGCCGGCGTTGTTTCCTTTTCCGAGGCTTTGGGAGGCCTTGATTTGGGCTTTTGTTTGGGTGGTTGCGGCGGTGCCCTGTTTTTTGAGTTTGTCGATGTCGGTGTTTTCGGGTTTCCAGGGTGGGTAGGTGTTGAAGAGTACGGCGGAGTTGTGGCTTTGTTTGCTGGGTTTCTGGACTGCTGCCCGGAACTTGCCTAAGGCTTTGAGCTGGTTTTTGGAGAGGCCTTGGAACATTCCGGCGATCTGGGTTTCGTTTTCGCTGCCACTGGGGTTGAAGGTGATTTTGGTGCGGCAGTTGTTGACGACTGCTCTCCGCATGTCGGTTGCGAGTTGTTGGAGGTATTGTGTGGCGAGCCAGCACCCTAAGCGGTATTCTCTGGCTTCGCTGAGTATTTTGGTGAAGTTGC contains these protein-coding regions:
- a CDS encoding type IV secretory system conjugative DNA transfer family protein, with the translated sequence MNPEETQNLIQSTGNLNTTYLGSRESNLGVEENIGVDDEKRLTHVLNVGPTGYGKTQLLIHVALQDAEKDHGLAIINPKGDLIDEFLSKLPENRRDDVVYINPARDPVTPINVLEPHITEEMSEAQRENQKEIIVSDLIDLFKRQSENWGDQFGRVLETLLRAHLDLNIQKNQGNSLLDVFRCVVNQDQLTELIDDTDDQIIREQLVRVKEDMTSYEMEPLQRRLNDFVMNPTIRKVIGPEQSGVNFRDVVNQGKILLVDIQKGEVGETVSQLVGSIVTTKIWAATQSRVTQPVEQRTPFFLYVDELQNFGGEGSNFTKILSEAREYRLGCWLATQYLQQLATDMRRAVVNNCRTKITFNPSGSENETQIAGMFQGLSKNQLKALGKFRAAVQKPSKQSHNSAVLFNTYPPWKPENTDIDKLKKQGTAATTQTKAQIKASQSLGKGNNAGGDKHRELLAQAKKQLEERGFQVNLLYQDTGDNKPDGHVHLPNGEIAHLEAEHSTLSRPVKVLRNLKRAVEEDREVFYVVQQGKAAKLQNIVDDPKNRRGNEYNDEQGSYSYYTDENSEAFTQFEELEEAEYRVIEVKEDNLEVHNEAVEPECPELDANSRDDLEAFCLHRDEEGFCTELEQQCVLLEGE